One window of the Micropterus dolomieu isolate WLL.071019.BEF.003 ecotype Adirondacks linkage group LG08, ASM2129224v1, whole genome shotgun sequence genome contains the following:
- the rad51c gene encoding DNA repair protein RAD51 homolog 3, with protein MQRPISSLSLNPSVKVKLVSAGFQFTADLLHLKPLQLSKEAGLSQQEALEVLQAVGRAGGGGDEAGAAAGGGEVSASLTALELLQKEEESRSIVTFSSQLDAALGGGLPVGKTTEICGAPGVGKTQLCLQLAVDVQVPQCFGGVGGQAVYIDTEGSFVLQRVVDIASAAVQHCSFLAEDDEQRDAMTNFTVDAILSNMFVVRCHDYVELLAELHLLPDFLSDHPSVRLLVIDSVAFPFRQHFDEMSQRTRLLNGLAQQLITMATSHNIAVAMTNQMTTRLRGGQSQLVPALGESWGHAPTTRLHLHWEGPRRLATVFKSPTQVESTVQYQITSEGFRDVDQSEQPQSKRPRTHLDQSATSQGDTCS; from the exons ATGCAGAGACCGATTTCCAGTTTGTCTCTTAACCCGAGTGTGAAAGTTAAACTGGTCAGCGCTGGTTTCCAGTTCACCGCAGACCTGCTGCACCTGAAGccgctgcagctcagcaaag AGGCCGGTCTGTCCCAGCAGGAGGCGCTGGAGGTGCTGCAGGCTGTGGGGAGAGCCGGAGGAGGAGGGGATGAAGCAGgagcagctgcaggaggaggagaagtgtCAGCCTCTCTGACAGCTCTGGAGCTCCtacagaaggaggaggagtcGAGGAGCATCGTGACGTTCTCCTCTCAGCTGGATGCTGCTCTCGGAGGAGGACTTCCTGTCGGGAAAACTACAGAAATCTGCGGCGCTCCAGGAGTCGGGAAAACACAACTGTG CCTGCAGCTGGCGGTGGACGTTCAGGTCCCGCAGTGTTTTGGGGGGGTCGGAGGTCAGGCAGTCTACATCGACACCGAGGGCAGCTTCGTGCTTCAGAGAGTCGTCGACATCGCCAGCGCCGCCGTACAACACTGCTCCTTTTTGGCCGAAGATGACGAGCAACGAGACGCCATGACGAATTTCACCGTGGACGCCATCCTGTCCAACATGTTCGTG GTGCGTTGCCATGACTACGTGGAGCTGCTGGCCGAGCTGCACCTGCTGCCTGACTTCCTGTCCGACCACCCGAGCGTCCGCCTCCTGGTGATCGACAGCGTGGCGTTCCCGTTCCGGCAGCACTTTGACGAGATGTCTCAGAGGACACGCCTCCTCAACGGCCTTGCCCAGCAGCTCATCACCATGGCAACCAGCCACAACATCGCCGTGGCAATGACCAACCAGATGACCACCCGGCTGCGAGGCGGCCAATCGCAGCTGGTCCCCGCACTTGGGGAGAGTTGGGGCCACGCCCCCACCACCAGGCTCCACCTACACTGGGAGGGGCCGCGTCGACTGGCGACCGTCTTTAAATCCCCAACACAGGTGGAGTCCACCGTCCAATACCAGATCACCTCTGAGGGGTTTAGAGACGTTGACCAATCAGAGCAGCCGCAGAGCAAACGGCCTCGAACACACTTGGACCAATCAGCTACCAGCCAGGGAGACACCTGCAGCTGa